Proteins encoded in a region of the Uloborus diversus isolate 005 chromosome 1, Udiv.v.3.1, whole genome shotgun sequence genome:
- the LOC129227921 gene encoding calcium and integrin-binding family member 3-like: MTVSENPFRQRICKVFSHDGSGNMTFDDFLDMLSCFSEQAPRDVKVVYAFRVYDYDGDKFIGADDIKQATVALTRNELNAEDVGIVVEKVLEEGDNDDDGKLSFMEFQSIISKAPDFLSTFHIRI, translated from the exons ATGACTGTATCT GAAAATCCATTTCGCCAACGCATCTGCAAAGTCTTCTCGCATGACGGCAGCGGTAACATGACGTTCGATGACTTTTTGGACATGCTCTCCTGTTTCAGCGAACAGGCACCCAGAGACGTAAAAGTGGTGTATGCTTTTAGAGTGTACG ATTATGATGGCGACAAGTTCATAGGAGCAGACGACATTAAACAAGCGACTGTTGCACTAACTCGCAATGAGTTAAACGCAGAGGATGTTGGAATAGTGGTGGAGAAAGTTCTAGAAGAAGGAGATAACGACGATGACGGTAAACTTTCCTTTATGGAGTTCCAAAGCATCATATCAAAAGCACCAGACTTTTTAAG caCATTTCACATCCGCATCTGA